The following are from one region of the Deltaproteobacteria bacterium genome:
- a CDS encoding methionyl-tRNA formyltransferase gives MALRIVLFGQAAFAEKVLQGLIARGDDVAAVYCAPDAGGKPDPLASAARAAGIPCHQPPSYKTEAVRAGIAALAPELIVLAYVTLIVPEAVIAIPTKGAICFHPSLLPRRRGGSAINWTLIEGDPKAGITVFWTDAGIDTGPILLQREIEVGPDDSAGALYYQRIFPAGVELVLESVALIDAGRAPRLPQDEARASYEPLCRDPHAAIDWTKPAQKVHDLIRGCDPQPGAHTAVGEKRLRLYDSRRVEGDGAPGAILAVGPEGMTIATGAGAVRPAKARIDGTKEKLAAAEIAATLGLGVGSRLG, from the coding sequence ACGACGTCGCCGCCGTGTATTGCGCTCCCGACGCGGGCGGCAAGCCGGATCCCCTCGCGAGCGCGGCGCGCGCCGCGGGCATCCCGTGCCATCAGCCGCCGAGCTACAAGACGGAAGCGGTGCGCGCCGGGATCGCCGCCCTCGCGCCCGAGCTCATCGTGCTCGCGTACGTCACGCTGATCGTACCCGAGGCCGTGATCGCGATTCCGACGAAGGGCGCGATCTGCTTCCACCCCTCGCTCCTGCCGCGCCGCCGCGGCGGCAGCGCCATCAACTGGACGCTGATCGAAGGCGACCCGAAGGCCGGCATCACCGTCTTCTGGACCGATGCCGGCATCGACACGGGGCCGATCCTCCTCCAGCGCGAGATCGAGGTCGGTCCCGACGACAGCGCCGGCGCGCTCTATTACCAGCGCATCTTTCCCGCCGGCGTCGAGCTCGTGCTCGAGAGCGTCGCCCTCATCGACGCCGGCCGCGCCCCGCGCCTGCCGCAGGACGAGGCGAGGGCGTCCTACGAGCCCCTCTGCCGCGACCCGCACGCCGCCATCGACTGGACGAAACCCGCGCAGAAGGTCCACGACCTGATCCGCGGCTGCGACCCGCAACCCGGCGCCCATACCGCCGTCGGCGAGAAGCGCCTGCGCCTCTACGACAGCCGCCGCGTCGAAGGGGACGGCGCTCCCGGGGCGATCCTCGCGGTCGGCCCCGAGGGCATGACCATCGCGACCGGTGCGGGCGCCGTCCGCCCCGCCAAGGCCCGCATCGACGGCACCAAGGAAAAGCTCGCGGCCGCCGAGATCGCCGCCACGCTCGGGCTCGGCGTCGGGAGCCGGCTCGGCTGA
- a CDS encoding transposase, translating into DYEYERNGTANLFMLFEPLAGQRHVEVTARRTAQDYARVVQALVDVRYPTATTIVLVQDNLNTHGPASLYAAFPPTEARRLLAKLEFHYTPKHGSWLNMAETELSVLSRQCLRRRIPEAGILATEVAAWETARNTTKGKVRWQFTTADARIKLQRLYPVIQSVNSAVAVD; encoded by the coding sequence GACTACGAGTACGAGCGCAACGGCACGGCCAATTTGTTCATGCTGTTCGAACCGCTCGCCGGCCAGCGCCACGTCGAGGTGACGGCCCGCCGCACGGCCCAGGACTACGCCCGCGTCGTCCAGGCGTTGGTCGACGTCCGCTATCCGACGGCAACGACGATCGTGCTCGTGCAGGACAACCTCAATACGCACGGCCCGGCGTCCCTCTACGCGGCCTTCCCGCCCACCGAAGCCCGCCGGCTGCTGGCCAAGCTGGAGTTCCACTACACCCCCAAGCACGGGAGTTGGCTCAACATGGCCGAGACGGAGCTGAGCGTGTTGAGCCGCCAGTGTTTGCGCCGCCGCATCCCGGAGGCCGGTATTCTTGCCACGGAGGTCGCGGCCTGGGAGACCGCGCGCAACACGACGAAGGGCAAAGTGCGCTGGCAGTTCACCACCGCCGACGCGCGCATCAAGCTCCAGCGGCTGTATCCCGTCATCCAATCGGTCAACTCCGCAGTGGCGGTGGACTAG